From one Rosa rugosa chromosome 4, drRosRugo1.1, whole genome shotgun sequence genomic stretch:
- the LOC133746379 gene encoding phospholipase D delta-like isoform X3, whose protein sequence is MKMGNEDHHESPTPTNEGESSKEHIILHGELDLWIIEAKSLPNMDLPSERMRKCFTMFGTCSAPFGNRSTTKALSGKRPATITSDPYVSVCLAGATVAQTRVISNSENPSWEEHFCVPVAHPIMKVEFHVKDNDVLGAELIGVVEISVDKIISGNTINDWFPIIGNPGNCLKPFPELHVSVQFKPVENNPLYKNGVGVGPEYKGVPNTYFPLRKGGSVTLYQDAHVPNDMLPEILLDGGTVFQQRKCWEEICHAILEAQHLIYIIGWSVYHRVKLVREPTKPLPSGGEMELGELLKYKSQEGIRVVLLIWDDKTSHDKFLLKTEGVMATHDEETKKFFKHSSVHCVLSPRYASNKLSIFKQQVVGTLFTHHQKCVILDTASGSNRKITAFIGGLDLCDGRYDTPEHRLFRELDTVFENDIHNPTFPTNTYGPREPWHDLHCKVEGPAAYDILTNFEQRWRKAKKRDFKLKKVTNKHDDALIRLDRVSWIVTPTSDHNGDEKVRVSNEEDRENWHVQVFRSIDSGSVKGFPKGVQDAEVQNLICGKNLKIDKSIHVAYIKAIRSAQHFIYIENQYFVGSSYYWPTYKNAGADNLVPMELALKIASKIKANERFSVYIVIPMWPEGVPTTSSVQEILYWQDYLNFYCLGKREPPSSKGTSEANQSFDNRTLASAQKFRRFMIYVHAKGMIVDDEFVIMGSANINQRSMDGSRDTEIAMGAYQPHHTWATLKNLHPHGQVYGYRMSLWAEHLGGLEDTFKDPQSLECTKRVCEIAKQNWNQFVAQEHRELKGHLMQYPIQIGRDGNVSSIPGIESFPDVGGKILGAPTNLPDVLTT, encoded by the exons ATGAAAATGGGGAATGAGGATCACCATGAATCTCCAACCCCAACAAATGAAGGTGAGAGTTCTAAAGAACATATTATCCTGCATGGTGAGCTAGATTTATGGATTATAGAAGCTAAATCTCTTCCAAATATGGATTTACCTTCAGAAAGAATGAGAAAGTGTTTTACCATGTTTGGAACTTGCTCTGCTCCTTTTGGAAATCGGTCTACTACTAAAGCTCTTTCTGGAAAACGGCCTGCAACTATTACAAGTGACCCTTATGTTTCTGTTTGCCTAGCAGGAGCTACTGTAGCTCAGACTAGAGTAATTTCAAATAGTGAAAATCCTTCATGGGAAGAACATTTTTGTGTGCCTGTTGCTCACCCTATTATGAAGGTGGAGTTTCATGTTAAGGATAATGATGTTCTCGGAGCTGAACTTATTGGAGTAGTTGAGATATCTGTTGATAAAATCATTTCGGGAAATACAATTAATGATTGGTTTCCCATCATTGGTAATCCTGGAAATTGCTTGAAACCTTTTCCTGAATTGCATGTTTCTGTTCAGTTTAAGCCAGTTGAAAACAACCCTCTATATAAGAATGGTGTTGGTGTCGGGCCAGAATATAAAGGAGTTCCTAATACATATTTTCCACTTCGCAAAGGAGGGAGTGTCACTTTATATCAAGATGCTCATGTACCTAATGATATGTTACCTGAAATTTTACTAGATGGTGGTACAGTTTTTCAGCAAAGAAAATGTTGGGAAGAAATATGTCACGCTATTTTGGAAGCTCAACATCTTATATATATTATAGGGTGGTCTGTATACCATCGTGTCAAGCTTGTAAGGGAACCAACAAAGCCACTACCCTCTGGAGGAGAAATGGAACTCGGAGAGTTGCTAAAATATAAGTCGCAAGAAGGGATCCGCGTTGTTTTGTTAATTTGGGATGATAAAACTTCGCACGACAAGTTTCTATTAAAAACA GAAGGTGTCATGGCAACACATGATGAGGAAAcaaaaaagtttttcaaacatTCTAGTGTTCATTGTGTGCTTTCTCCTCGTTATGCAAGCAATAAGCTTAGCATTTTCAAGCAACAG GTTGTGGGAACTCTTTTTACGCATCATCAGAAGTGTGTGATTCTTGACACAGCTTCTGGGAGTAACAGGAAAATAACTGCTTTCATTGGTGGTCTTGATTTATGTGATGGCCGATATGATACTCCTGAGCATAGACTATTTCGTGAACTTGACACAGTCTTTGAAAATGATATTCATAACCCTACATTTCCT ACGAACACTTATGGCCCAAGAGAACCTTGGCACGATTTACACTGTAAAGTTGAGGGTCCTGCTGCATATGATATATTAACAAATTTTGAGCAAAGATGGAGAAAAGCGAAAAAGCGTGACTTCAAACTGAAAAAAGTCACTAATAAGCATGATGATGCGTTGATAAGGTTAGATCGCGTCTCATGGATAGTCACTCCAACTTCTGATCATAATGGTGATGAAAAAGTGCGTGTTAGCAATGAAGAAGATCGTGAAAACTGGCATGTacag GTATTCAGGTCAATAGATTCAGGCTCTGTGAAGGGGTTTCCAAAAGGTGTCCAAGATGCTGAGGTTCAG AATCTTATTTGCGGAAAGAATTTAAAAATTGACAAGAGTATCCATGTTGCATATATCAAGGCCATAAGATCAGCTCAACACTTTATATACATTGAAAATCAGTATTTTGTTGGATCTTCGTATTATTGGCCTACATACAAAAATGCAG GTGCAGATAACTTGGTCCCAATGGAATTAGCTCTGAAAATAGCTAGCAAAATCAAGGCAAATGAACGTTTCTCAGTGTATATAGTAATACCTATGTGGCCAGAAGGTGTTCCAACTACCTCATCTGTTCAAGAAATTTTATACTGGCAG GATTATTTGAACTTTTACTGTCTTGGTAAGCGTGAACCTCCATCTTCGAAAGGTACATCTGAAGCTAATCAGTCATTTGACAATCGTACCTTG GCATCAGCCCAAAAGTTCCGTCGGTTTATGATCTATGTTCATGCCAAAGGAATGATTGTTGATGATGAGTTTGTAATCATGGGTTCTGCAAATATTAACCAAAGATCAATGGATGGTTCAAGGGACACAGAAATTGCTATGGGTGCTTACCAACCACACCATACATGGGCAACTCTAAAAAATCTTCATCCACATGGCCAG GTATATGGTTACCGAATGTCTCTTTGGGCTGAGCACCTCGGTGGACTTGAGGATACTTTTAAAGACCCTCAAAGCCTTGAATGCACTAAGCGTGTTTGTGAGATTGCCAAACAAAACTGGAATCAATTTGTAGCCCAAGAGCATCGGGAGTTGAAGGGACACTTGATGCAATACCCAATTCAAATTGGTAGAGATGGAAATGTGTCTTCCATACCAGGAATTGAATCATTTCCTGATGTTGGTGGTAAAATTCTCGGGGCACCCACCAATCTTCCTGATGTTCTGACAACATAA
- the LOC133746379 gene encoding phospholipase D delta-like isoform X1, whose product MKMGNEDHHESPTPTNEGESSKEHIILHGELDLWIIEAKSLPNMDLPSERMRKCFTMFGTCSAPFGNRSTTKALSGKRPATITSDPYVSVCLAGATVAQTRVISNSENPSWEEHFCVPVAHPIMKVEFHVKDNDVLGAELIGVVEISVDKIISGNTINDWFPIIGNPGNCLKPFPELHVSVQFKPVENNPLYKNGVGVGPEYKGVPNTYFPLRKGGSVTLYQDAHVPNDMLPEILLDGGTVFQQRKCWEEICHAILEAQHLIYIIGWSVYHRVKLVREPTKPLPSGGEMELGELLKYKSQEGIRVVLLIWDDKTSHDKFLLKTEGVMATHDEETKKFFKHSSVHCVLSPRYASNKLSIFKQQVVGTLFTHHQKCVILDTASGSNRKITAFIGGLDLCDGRYDTPEHRLFRELDTVFENDIHNPTFPTNTYGPREPWHDLHCKVEGPAAYDILTNFEQRWRKAKKRDFKLKKVTNKHDDALIRLDRVSWIVTPTSDHNGDEKVRVSNEEDRENWHVQVFRSIDSGSVKGFPKGVQDAEVQNLICGKNLKIDKSIHVAYIKAIRSAQHFIYIENQYFVGSSYYWPTYKNAGADNLVPMELALKIASKIKANERFSVYIVIPMWPEGVPTTSSVQEILYWQDIILPQAQTMGMMYKIVTNALKEAGLSDQYHPQDYLNFYCLGKREPPSSKGTSEANQSFDNRTLASAQKFRRFMIYVHAKGMIVDDEFVIMGSANINQRSMDGSRDTEIAMGAYQPHHTWATLKNLHPHGQVYGYRMSLWAEHLGGLEDTFKDPQSLECTKRVCEIAKQNWNQFVAQEHRELKGHLMQYPIQIGRDGNVSSIPGIESFPDVGGKILGAPTNLPDVLTT is encoded by the exons ATGAAAATGGGGAATGAGGATCACCATGAATCTCCAACCCCAACAAATGAAGGTGAGAGTTCTAAAGAACATATTATCCTGCATGGTGAGCTAGATTTATGGATTATAGAAGCTAAATCTCTTCCAAATATGGATTTACCTTCAGAAAGAATGAGAAAGTGTTTTACCATGTTTGGAACTTGCTCTGCTCCTTTTGGAAATCGGTCTACTACTAAAGCTCTTTCTGGAAAACGGCCTGCAACTATTACAAGTGACCCTTATGTTTCTGTTTGCCTAGCAGGAGCTACTGTAGCTCAGACTAGAGTAATTTCAAATAGTGAAAATCCTTCATGGGAAGAACATTTTTGTGTGCCTGTTGCTCACCCTATTATGAAGGTGGAGTTTCATGTTAAGGATAATGATGTTCTCGGAGCTGAACTTATTGGAGTAGTTGAGATATCTGTTGATAAAATCATTTCGGGAAATACAATTAATGATTGGTTTCCCATCATTGGTAATCCTGGAAATTGCTTGAAACCTTTTCCTGAATTGCATGTTTCTGTTCAGTTTAAGCCAGTTGAAAACAACCCTCTATATAAGAATGGTGTTGGTGTCGGGCCAGAATATAAAGGAGTTCCTAATACATATTTTCCACTTCGCAAAGGAGGGAGTGTCACTTTATATCAAGATGCTCATGTACCTAATGATATGTTACCTGAAATTTTACTAGATGGTGGTACAGTTTTTCAGCAAAGAAAATGTTGGGAAGAAATATGTCACGCTATTTTGGAAGCTCAACATCTTATATATATTATAGGGTGGTCTGTATACCATCGTGTCAAGCTTGTAAGGGAACCAACAAAGCCACTACCCTCTGGAGGAGAAATGGAACTCGGAGAGTTGCTAAAATATAAGTCGCAAGAAGGGATCCGCGTTGTTTTGTTAATTTGGGATGATAAAACTTCGCACGACAAGTTTCTATTAAAAACA GAAGGTGTCATGGCAACACATGATGAGGAAAcaaaaaagtttttcaaacatTCTAGTGTTCATTGTGTGCTTTCTCCTCGTTATGCAAGCAATAAGCTTAGCATTTTCAAGCAACAG GTTGTGGGAACTCTTTTTACGCATCATCAGAAGTGTGTGATTCTTGACACAGCTTCTGGGAGTAACAGGAAAATAACTGCTTTCATTGGTGGTCTTGATTTATGTGATGGCCGATATGATACTCCTGAGCATAGACTATTTCGTGAACTTGACACAGTCTTTGAAAATGATATTCATAACCCTACATTTCCT ACGAACACTTATGGCCCAAGAGAACCTTGGCACGATTTACACTGTAAAGTTGAGGGTCCTGCTGCATATGATATATTAACAAATTTTGAGCAAAGATGGAGAAAAGCGAAAAAGCGTGACTTCAAACTGAAAAAAGTCACTAATAAGCATGATGATGCGTTGATAAGGTTAGATCGCGTCTCATGGATAGTCACTCCAACTTCTGATCATAATGGTGATGAAAAAGTGCGTGTTAGCAATGAAGAAGATCGTGAAAACTGGCATGTacag GTATTCAGGTCAATAGATTCAGGCTCTGTGAAGGGGTTTCCAAAAGGTGTCCAAGATGCTGAGGTTCAG AATCTTATTTGCGGAAAGAATTTAAAAATTGACAAGAGTATCCATGTTGCATATATCAAGGCCATAAGATCAGCTCAACACTTTATATACATTGAAAATCAGTATTTTGTTGGATCTTCGTATTATTGGCCTACATACAAAAATGCAG GTGCAGATAACTTGGTCCCAATGGAATTAGCTCTGAAAATAGCTAGCAAAATCAAGGCAAATGAACGTTTCTCAGTGTATATAGTAATACCTATGTGGCCAGAAGGTGTTCCAACTACCTCATCTGTTCAAGAAATTTTATACTGGCAG GATATCATATTACCACAGGCACAAACAATGGGTATGATGTACAAGATTGTTACAAATGCCCTTAAAGAGGCAGGCCTTTCTGATCAGTATCATCCACAGGATTATTTGAACTTTTACTGTCTTGGTAAGCGTGAACCTCCATCTTCGAAAGGTACATCTGAAGCTAATCAGTCATTTGACAATCGTACCTTG GCATCAGCCCAAAAGTTCCGTCGGTTTATGATCTATGTTCATGCCAAAGGAATGATTGTTGATGATGAGTTTGTAATCATGGGTTCTGCAAATATTAACCAAAGATCAATGGATGGTTCAAGGGACACAGAAATTGCTATGGGTGCTTACCAACCACACCATACATGGGCAACTCTAAAAAATCTTCATCCACATGGCCAG GTATATGGTTACCGAATGTCTCTTTGGGCTGAGCACCTCGGTGGACTTGAGGATACTTTTAAAGACCCTCAAAGCCTTGAATGCACTAAGCGTGTTTGTGAGATTGCCAAACAAAACTGGAATCAATTTGTAGCCCAAGAGCATCGGGAGTTGAAGGGACACTTGATGCAATACCCAATTCAAATTGGTAGAGATGGAAATGTGTCTTCCATACCAGGAATTGAATCATTTCCTGATGTTGGTGGTAAAATTCTCGGGGCACCCACCAATCTTCCTGATGTTCTGACAACATAA
- the LOC133746379 gene encoding phospholipase D delta-like isoform X2, whose amino-acid sequence MKMGNEDHHESPTPTNEGESSKEHIILHGELDLWIIEAKSLPNMDLPSERMRKCFTMFGTCSAPFGNRSTTKALSGKRPATITSDPYVSVCLAGATVAQTRVISNSENPSWEEHFCVPVAHPIMKVEFHVKDNDVLGAELIGVVEISVDKIISGNTINDWFPIIGNPGNCLKPFPELHVSVQFKPVENNPLYKNGVGVGPEYKGVPNTYFPLRKGGSVTLYQDAHVPNDMLPEILLDGGTVFQQRKCWEEICHAILEAQHLIYIIGWSVYHRVKLVREPTKPLPSGGEMELGELLKYKSQEGIRVVLLIWDDKTSHDKFLLKTEGVMATHDEETKKFFKHSSVHCVLSPRYASNKLSIFKQQVVGTLFTHHQKCVILDTASGSNRKITAFIGGLDLCDGRYDTPEHRLFRELDTVFENDIHNPTFPTNTYGPREPWHDLHCKVEGPAAYDILTNFEQRWRKAKKRDFKLKKVTNKHDDALIRLDRVSWIVTPTSDHNGDEKVRVSNEEDRENWHVQVFRSIDSGSVKGFPKGVQDAEVQNLICGKNLKIDKSIHVAYIKAIRSAQHFIYIENQYFVGSSYYWPTYKNAGADNLVPMELALKIASKIKANERFSVYIVIPMWPEGVPTTSSVQEILYWQAQTMGMMYKIVTNALKEAGLSDQYHPQDYLNFYCLGKREPPSSKGTSEANQSFDNRTLASAQKFRRFMIYVHAKGMIVDDEFVIMGSANINQRSMDGSRDTEIAMGAYQPHHTWATLKNLHPHGQVYGYRMSLWAEHLGGLEDTFKDPQSLECTKRVCEIAKQNWNQFVAQEHRELKGHLMQYPIQIGRDGNVSSIPGIESFPDVGGKILGAPTNLPDVLTT is encoded by the exons ATGAAAATGGGGAATGAGGATCACCATGAATCTCCAACCCCAACAAATGAAGGTGAGAGTTCTAAAGAACATATTATCCTGCATGGTGAGCTAGATTTATGGATTATAGAAGCTAAATCTCTTCCAAATATGGATTTACCTTCAGAAAGAATGAGAAAGTGTTTTACCATGTTTGGAACTTGCTCTGCTCCTTTTGGAAATCGGTCTACTACTAAAGCTCTTTCTGGAAAACGGCCTGCAACTATTACAAGTGACCCTTATGTTTCTGTTTGCCTAGCAGGAGCTACTGTAGCTCAGACTAGAGTAATTTCAAATAGTGAAAATCCTTCATGGGAAGAACATTTTTGTGTGCCTGTTGCTCACCCTATTATGAAGGTGGAGTTTCATGTTAAGGATAATGATGTTCTCGGAGCTGAACTTATTGGAGTAGTTGAGATATCTGTTGATAAAATCATTTCGGGAAATACAATTAATGATTGGTTTCCCATCATTGGTAATCCTGGAAATTGCTTGAAACCTTTTCCTGAATTGCATGTTTCTGTTCAGTTTAAGCCAGTTGAAAACAACCCTCTATATAAGAATGGTGTTGGTGTCGGGCCAGAATATAAAGGAGTTCCTAATACATATTTTCCACTTCGCAAAGGAGGGAGTGTCACTTTATATCAAGATGCTCATGTACCTAATGATATGTTACCTGAAATTTTACTAGATGGTGGTACAGTTTTTCAGCAAAGAAAATGTTGGGAAGAAATATGTCACGCTATTTTGGAAGCTCAACATCTTATATATATTATAGGGTGGTCTGTATACCATCGTGTCAAGCTTGTAAGGGAACCAACAAAGCCACTACCCTCTGGAGGAGAAATGGAACTCGGAGAGTTGCTAAAATATAAGTCGCAAGAAGGGATCCGCGTTGTTTTGTTAATTTGGGATGATAAAACTTCGCACGACAAGTTTCTATTAAAAACA GAAGGTGTCATGGCAACACATGATGAGGAAAcaaaaaagtttttcaaacatTCTAGTGTTCATTGTGTGCTTTCTCCTCGTTATGCAAGCAATAAGCTTAGCATTTTCAAGCAACAG GTTGTGGGAACTCTTTTTACGCATCATCAGAAGTGTGTGATTCTTGACACAGCTTCTGGGAGTAACAGGAAAATAACTGCTTTCATTGGTGGTCTTGATTTATGTGATGGCCGATATGATACTCCTGAGCATAGACTATTTCGTGAACTTGACACAGTCTTTGAAAATGATATTCATAACCCTACATTTCCT ACGAACACTTATGGCCCAAGAGAACCTTGGCACGATTTACACTGTAAAGTTGAGGGTCCTGCTGCATATGATATATTAACAAATTTTGAGCAAAGATGGAGAAAAGCGAAAAAGCGTGACTTCAAACTGAAAAAAGTCACTAATAAGCATGATGATGCGTTGATAAGGTTAGATCGCGTCTCATGGATAGTCACTCCAACTTCTGATCATAATGGTGATGAAAAAGTGCGTGTTAGCAATGAAGAAGATCGTGAAAACTGGCATGTacag GTATTCAGGTCAATAGATTCAGGCTCTGTGAAGGGGTTTCCAAAAGGTGTCCAAGATGCTGAGGTTCAG AATCTTATTTGCGGAAAGAATTTAAAAATTGACAAGAGTATCCATGTTGCATATATCAAGGCCATAAGATCAGCTCAACACTTTATATACATTGAAAATCAGTATTTTGTTGGATCTTCGTATTATTGGCCTACATACAAAAATGCAG GTGCAGATAACTTGGTCCCAATGGAATTAGCTCTGAAAATAGCTAGCAAAATCAAGGCAAATGAACGTTTCTCAGTGTATATAGTAATACCTATGTGGCCAGAAGGTGTTCCAACTACCTCATCTGTTCAAGAAATTTTATACTGGCAG GCACAAACAATGGGTATGATGTACAAGATTGTTACAAATGCCCTTAAAGAGGCAGGCCTTTCTGATCAGTATCATCCACAGGATTATTTGAACTTTTACTGTCTTGGTAAGCGTGAACCTCCATCTTCGAAAGGTACATCTGAAGCTAATCAGTCATTTGACAATCGTACCTTG GCATCAGCCCAAAAGTTCCGTCGGTTTATGATCTATGTTCATGCCAAAGGAATGATTGTTGATGATGAGTTTGTAATCATGGGTTCTGCAAATATTAACCAAAGATCAATGGATGGTTCAAGGGACACAGAAATTGCTATGGGTGCTTACCAACCACACCATACATGGGCAACTCTAAAAAATCTTCATCCACATGGCCAG GTATATGGTTACCGAATGTCTCTTTGGGCTGAGCACCTCGGTGGACTTGAGGATACTTTTAAAGACCCTCAAAGCCTTGAATGCACTAAGCGTGTTTGTGAGATTGCCAAACAAAACTGGAATCAATTTGTAGCCCAAGAGCATCGGGAGTTGAAGGGACACTTGATGCAATACCCAATTCAAATTGGTAGAGATGGAAATGTGTCTTCCATACCAGGAATTGAATCATTTCCTGATGTTGGTGGTAAAATTCTCGGGGCACCCACCAATCTTCCTGATGTTCTGACAACATAA